One genomic region from Nymphaea colorata isolate Beijing-Zhang1983 chromosome 12, ASM883128v2, whole genome shotgun sequence encodes:
- the LOC116265297 gene encoding receptor-like protein 54: MERLFEGDISEEIGDLNGLQALNISRNKLKGPIPRSIGALKHLESLDLSHNFLSGDIPEELTTLNSLGYLNLSYNDISGRIPQSPHVSTFDALRFEGNPSLCGPPFSLSCEANNGATLFPFVGLRETDEEKMWKYISMGLGFGAGFATAISFSYFLNNGRGFHSFWRRCYWSCA; encoded by the coding sequence ATGGAACGCCTTTTTGAGGGTGACATTTCAGAAGAGATTGGAGATCTTAATGGGCTCCAGGCATTAAATATTTCAAGGAACAAACTCAAAGGCCCAATTCCCAGGAGTATTGGTGCCCTGAAACATCTAGAATCGTTGGATCTATCTCATAACTTCCTTTCAGGTGACATACCAGAAGAACTTACTACACTCAATTCTCTTGGGTATCTAAATCTGTCATACAATGATATTTCTGGAAGAATCCCTCAGTCACCACATGTTTCCACATTTGATGCTCTAAGATTTGAAGGGAATCCTAGTCTTTGTGGACCACCATTTTCACTGTCTTGTGAAGCCAATAACGGCGCCACATTGTTTCCTTTTGTTGGATTGAGAGAAacagatgaagagaaaatgtGGAAGTACATATCAATGGGATTAGGTTTTGGAGCTGGCTTTGCCACCGCGATCAGCTTTTCATATTTCTTGAATAATGGGAGGGGCTTCCACAGTTTTTGGAGAAGATGCTACTGGTCATGTGCTTAA